The Candidatus Neomarinimicrobiota bacterium genome includes a region encoding these proteins:
- a CDS encoding T9SS type A sorting domain-containing protein: MGVRKTFVEILLWGTILVWSIPHSVTATGITVPSGATFTMSSGSIFTLPGNWNNDGIFVHGDGTVIFDGAIDQSISNPSGETFYTLKVEKSTGDLRLNNNVTVVESLVLTTGDLDLNGNTIALGTNATLHESPGNTVKGTSGSITTTRALDNISSENVGGLGASITTTEDMGSTVIDRGHGVQTLDDAYGIERYYDITPTNNSGLNATLVLNYDDSELNSVSESSLSLYRSTDEGATWSLEGGIVNTTDNTVTLSDINSFSRWTAGSETLLELPNLKVFSYSSPQVALVGEAIGDLIELHIQNDGVADADSFNVGFYISDDGAITTDDVLLTGGRVFVNLVASGETVEVSLYSGASVPEDLDPGNYFLGSLVDELNVVDESDEEDNFVSLPITIDIATAVDSDRNEIPEHFHLGRNYPNPFNPVTAFRYDLPEGSEVTLTIYDILGRQVRILIQGMEEPGYKSVVWDGTDDFGDPVSAGVYLYRIQAGDFTQTRKMILLR; encoded by the coding sequence ATGGGCGTTAGAAAAACTTTTGTAGAAATCTTACTCTGGGGAACAATTTTGGTGTGGTCTATTCCGCACTCAGTAACGGCCACGGGGATCACAGTCCCCAGCGGTGCAACGTTCACCATGAGCAGCGGCAGCATCTTCACGCTACCGGGAAATTGGAATAATGACGGTATATTCGTTCATGGAGATGGTACCGTCATTTTTGACGGCGCCATTGACCAAAGCATCAGCAATCCTTCCGGCGAAACTTTTTACACGCTAAAGGTTGAGAAGTCAACTGGTGATTTGAGACTAAATAACAATGTCACCGTGGTCGAGTCACTGGTTCTTACAACTGGAGACTTGGACTTGAACGGGAACACTATCGCCTTAGGTACGAATGCCACACTCCATGAGTCACCCGGCAACACCGTGAAGGGAACTTCTGGCAGTATAACAACAACCCGGGCACTCGACAATATTAGCTCTGAGAACGTGGGTGGTCTGGGAGCGTCGATTACTACGACAGAGGATATGGGAAGTACGGTCATCGATCGAGGGCATGGAGTTCAGACTTTGGATGATGCTTACGGAATTGAGCGCTATTATGACATCACCCCAACCAACAACTCAGGACTGAATGCAACCTTGGTCCTCAACTACGATGATTCAGAACTGAACAGTGTCTCAGAATCCTCTCTATCTCTTTACCGTTCCACGGATGAAGGAGCAACCTGGTCACTGGAAGGGGGTATTGTTAACACCACGGACAATACAGTTACCCTTTCCGATATTAACTCCTTTTCCCGGTGGACGGCTGGTAGCGAAACGCTTCTTGAACTTCCAAATCTTAAAGTTTTCTCCTATTCCAGCCCTCAAGTTGCACTTGTAGGGGAAGCAATAGGAGACCTCATAGAACTTCATATTCAAAATGATGGTGTAGCGGATGCAGATTCATTTAATGTTGGTTTCTACATTTCTGACGATGGCGCCATTACAACTGATGATGTTCTCCTTACAGGTGGGCGGGTATTTGTCAATCTTGTGGCCTCTGGTGAGACGGTTGAGGTTTCCCTCTACTCAGGAGCCTCTGTGCCTGAAGATTTAGACCCGGGGAATTATTTCTTGGGGTCGCTGGTTGATGAATTGAATGTGGTTGACGAATCTGACGAAGAAGACAACTTTGTGTCCCTGCCGATAACCATTGATATTGCTACTGCTGTTGATAGTGACAGGAACGAAATTCCTGAACACTTTCATCTTGGCCGGAACTACCCTAACCCCTTCAATCCGGTCACAGCCTTTCGCTATGATCTGCCGGAGGGAAGCGAAGTAACGTTGACCATTTACGACATCCTCGGCAGGCAAGTCAGGATTCTAATTCAGGGTATGGAAGAAC